One genomic segment of Myxocyprinus asiaticus isolate MX2 ecotype Aquarium Trade chromosome 14, UBuf_Myxa_2, whole genome shotgun sequence includes these proteins:
- the mmd2a gene encoding monocyte to macrophage differentiation factor 2a isoform X1 gives MYNMDFRSTKLGRFMNNRVPSSKRYQPTEYEHAANCATHGFWIIPSMLGSSVLYFLSDDLWETISAWMYGTGLSGLFIMSTIFHTVSWKKSHLRKVEQRFHMCDRMVIYFFIAASYAPWLNLRELGPWAVHMRWLVWIMACAGSGYVFFFHEKNKILDLLCYTAMGAVPAVVLLSMPNREGILELSVGGVFYCLGIVFFKSDGLIPFAHAIWHVFVAVGAGIHYYAIWRYLYATSTSQIQISR, from the exons ATGTACAATATGGATTTTAGGAGTACGAAGCTCGGCAG GTTCATGAACAACCGGGTCCCATCTAGCAAGAGATATCAGCCAACTGAGTACGAGCATGCGGCCAACTGTGCCACTCATGGA TTCTGGATCATTCCCAGCATGCTGGGCAGTTCGGTGTTGTACTTCCTATCTGATGACCTGTGGGAGACTATCTCTGCATGGATGTATGGTACAGGTCTGTCTGGGCTCTTCATCATGTCCACCATATTCCATACTGTGTCCTGGAAGAAAAGTCACCTCAG GAAGGTGGAGCAGCGATTCCACATGTGTGATAGGATGGTGATCTATTTCTTCATAGCTGCATCTTATGCACCCTG GCTGAACCTGAGGGAGCTAGGACCCTGGGCTGTTCACATGCGCTGGTTGGTGTGGATTATGGCCTGTGCTGGCTCGGGCTATGTCTTCTTCTTTCATGAAAA GAACAAGATACTAGACTTACTGTGCTACACTGCCATGGGAGCTGTGCCTGCAGTTGTTCTTCTATCAATG CCTAACAGAGAGGGCATATTAGAGCTGTCAGTGGGTGGAGTCTTCTACTGCCTGGGAATTGTCTTCTTCAAGAGTGATGGCCTCATCCCATTTGCTCATGCCATCTGGCATGTCTTTGTGGCAGTGGGGGCTGGCATTCACTATTACGCCATCTGGAGGTACTTGTATGCAACGAGCACCAGCCAAATCCAAATATCCAGGTGA
- the mmd2a gene encoding monocyte to macrophage differentiation factor 2a isoform X2 codes for MMLHPHRWGSVFMNNRVPSSKRYQPTEYEHAANCATHGFWIIPSMLGSSVLYFLSDDLWETISAWMYGTGLSGLFIMSTIFHTVSWKKSHLRKVEQRFHMCDRMVIYFFIAASYAPWLNLRELGPWAVHMRWLVWIMACAGSGYVFFFHEKNKILDLLCYTAMGAVPAVVLLSMPNREGILELSVGGVFYCLGIVFFKSDGLIPFAHAIWHVFVAVGAGIHYYAIWRYLYATSTSQIQISR; via the exons atgatgctgcatccacaccgctgggggtcagt GTTCATGAACAACCGGGTCCCATCTAGCAAGAGATATCAGCCAACTGAGTACGAGCATGCGGCCAACTGTGCCACTCATGGA TTCTGGATCATTCCCAGCATGCTGGGCAGTTCGGTGTTGTACTTCCTATCTGATGACCTGTGGGAGACTATCTCTGCATGGATGTATGGTACAGGTCTGTCTGGGCTCTTCATCATGTCCACCATATTCCATACTGTGTCCTGGAAGAAAAGTCACCTCAG GAAGGTGGAGCAGCGATTCCACATGTGTGATAGGATGGTGATCTATTTCTTCATAGCTGCATCTTATGCACCCTG GCTGAACCTGAGGGAGCTAGGACCCTGGGCTGTTCACATGCGCTGGTTGGTGTGGATTATGGCCTGTGCTGGCTCGGGCTATGTCTTCTTCTTTCATGAAAA GAACAAGATACTAGACTTACTGTGCTACACTGCCATGGGAGCTGTGCCTGCAGTTGTTCTTCTATCAATG CCTAACAGAGAGGGCATATTAGAGCTGTCAGTGGGTGGAGTCTTCTACTGCCTGGGAATTGTCTTCTTCAAGAGTGATGGCCTCATCCCATTTGCTCATGCCATCTGGCATGTCTTTGTGGCAGTGGGGGCTGGCATTCACTATTACGCCATCTGGAGGTACTTGTATGCAACGAGCACCAGCCAAATCCAAATATCCAGGTGA
- the mmd2a gene encoding monocyte to macrophage differentiation factor 2a isoform X3, protein MLGSSVLYFLSDDLWETISAWMYGTGLSGLFIMSTIFHTVSWKKSHLRKVEQRFHMCDRMVIYFFIAASYAPWLNLRELGPWAVHMRWLVWIMACAGSGYVFFFHEKNKILDLLCYTAMGAVPAVVLLSMPNREGILELSVGGVFYCLGIVFFKSDGLIPFAHAIWHVFVAVGAGIHYYAIWRYLYATSTSQIQISR, encoded by the exons ATGCTGGGCAGTTCGGTGTTGTACTTCCTATCTGATGACCTGTGGGAGACTATCTCTGCATGGATGTATGGTACAGGTCTGTCTGGGCTCTTCATCATGTCCACCATATTCCATACTGTGTCCTGGAAGAAAAGTCACCTCAG GAAGGTGGAGCAGCGATTCCACATGTGTGATAGGATGGTGATCTATTTCTTCATAGCTGCATCTTATGCACCCTG GCTGAACCTGAGGGAGCTAGGACCCTGGGCTGTTCACATGCGCTGGTTGGTGTGGATTATGGCCTGTGCTGGCTCGGGCTATGTCTTCTTCTTTCATGAAAA GAACAAGATACTAGACTTACTGTGCTACACTGCCATGGGAGCTGTGCCTGCAGTTGTTCTTCTATCAATG CCTAACAGAGAGGGCATATTAGAGCTGTCAGTGGGTGGAGTCTTCTACTGCCTGGGAATTGTCTTCTTCAAGAGTGATGGCCTCATCCCATTTGCTCATGCCATCTGGCATGTCTTTGTGGCAGTGGGGGCTGGCATTCACTATTACGCCATCTGGAGGTACTTGTATGCAACGAGCACCAGCCAAATCCAAATATCCAGGTGA